A segment of the Cohnella algarum genome:
GATTCGATCTTTTCCTCGATCTTCTTCTCCGCTTCGGCGAGGACGGCCTTGTTCAGCAGCGACGCATTCAGGTGCGATTCGCCGATATTGCCGTCCGCCATGACGGAGACATGAAAGACGGGACGTCTCGGATCCGAGACGTCGGCCTCCAAGGTGCGCGCCACATGCTTCATTTCGAAAACGACGAACGCATCGTTCAGCTTGATTTCAAGAGCTCCTGCATTCAAGCTGCCGAGGATGAAATTCCGTCCCGTCGTTTCCGCCTCGTTCAGAAATCCGCGCAGCCGATGGTCGTGACCGTTAAACACCGCGGCTCCGCTGGTCGCGACGGCGTTCTCGGCGGCCAGGGCAATTTTCGGCACGGCAAAGCTCGTATCCTGCAGCAAAAAGGCGTGCACGTTCCCGATGTTGGTGGGCGGCGAGATCGACTCGCTTTTGTCCGGATTTTCCGACGTTTTCTCGATATAGCGAACGGGCAGCGCCTCGACCGGAGTCGTCGCCTCCAGCAATTGTCGAGCTTCTCCCTCAGCGATCATCACCTTGGCGGCTCTCCGCGTCTCCGAATCCCGAAAGAAGACATCCAGCACGTCGCCCAAATCGCCCCGCCTCGCCAGGCTTTCCGAGATGAGGATGATCCGGTTGTGCTCCAAATATGGCGATCGGCTAAAAACGTTGGACATCTGCCTTGCCGCCTTGAACACGGTATTGGCGGTTACGGAGAGATTGCTGTACGTTTTTCCGCCGGGCTTCGAAGCGCTGTCCGTGCTGTGCAAGGCGCTCGGGTTTGCGAACTGGAACGTAAGCATCACTTTGCCGTCGTCTCCCGCGTCCAACGCGGAGCCGACAACGAATCCGCGTTCCTCGATCTCGGTCCGGTCCCAGCATCCCGCCGCCAGCACGACGAGAACGGCCATTCCGCATGTCCGCAGCCATTTACGCATCCGGTTTCACCCGCCGCGCTTTGGCCGCGATCAGAAGGAAAGCGGGGAAAACCCAAGCGACGATGATGCCCAAATAGCTGATCCACTCGGAAAAAAGGCGGATTTCTTGCAGATTCGTCGGCTGCATCGCCACGAGAAACACAAATGGAGTCAGCAGAAAAATCAGGCTCATTCGGCTCGCCTTCGGGAACACCGACTGCAGCGCGATCAGCGTCACGTCGAAAGCCATGACCGCGGTGCAGTACAGGGACATGACCCAAACCGCGAAAAAAACCGATTCGAACCGCTCGAAAAAGCCGCCGGGCACTTCGACCTGCTTGGCCAGCTCCGCGAGCGGAAAAAGGGTGTTGGCGACGACCTCGGTGCTGAAGACGCCGACGACAAACAGAAAGACGAGCAAATAGACGAGAGTCGGCATCAGCATCCCGATGAATACGGCTTTTCCGAGTTTTTTCGGGCGGTTGACGAATAGGTTGTAGAACAGCAGGATCTCGAACCCGAGGAAAGAAAAGGCCGTTTCCTTGGCCGCAATCAGAAGCTTCGGGAAAGGCGTGACGAAAAACGGCTTCAGGCGTTCGTAATCGAAATCGCCGGCGCTCAACGCCAGGACGGCCGTCAAAATGAGCAGGATGATCGGAAAAAACAGCAGATTGAGCCGCAGCAGCGAAATGCTCGGGCCGGACACGCCGTAAACGAGCACCAGCAAAAACACGAAGCAAATCGCTTCCACCGGCGTGCGGTCGAACAAATACAGCTTCGATATGCTCGACACTCCGCGAACTTCGTAGCTTACGTACAAAAAGGTGTAAAAAGCGAATGACAGCGTCAGCACGTTGGCCGTCGGGCGATTGGTCAAGGACGCGGCGATATCGCGATAGCTTTGCTTCGGAAAGCGGACGGCCAATCGGGTCAGCATCCAGGCGAAGCCGATCGCGATCAGCCCGCCGAGCAAAATCGACACCCATCCGTCCGAGGAGTTCGTGGCCACGACGATCGAAGCGGGCAGCGTCAAAATGCCGAGGCCGATGACGACGTTGCTGACCGCATAAGACACTTCCTTGCTTCCGATTTCACGGTCGGCATACTCGAAGCTTTTCGTCATGGTTCTCCCTCCTTGTCCGCCCGCACCGGATTTTTTGTCTGCATGAACCGGGGCCGGCCGGTCAGAAGCGTGATCGGAGGCGGACGATCAGGTCCCGCCAATCGCTCTTGAGCGTCGGCGCATAGGGAGCCGAATACGGAACGCCGAAGCTGTACAAGCGCAAAAGATGGATGCAAATCGTAATCATCGCAAGCACGATGCCGTAAAGCCCGAAGATGCTGGCGGCCAATATAACGGCGAACCGGAGAATGCGGAACGCGATTCCGACGCTGTAAGCCGGAATGGCAAAGGAGGAGATCGCCGTGATCGACACGATGATGACCATGACCGGACTGACGATGCCCGCCTGGACCGCGGCTTCGCCGATGACGAGGCCGCCGACGATCCCGATCGTCTGGCCGATCGGCTTGGGCAGCCGGATGCCGGCCTCGCGCAGCAGCTCGAACGTTCCTTCCATCAACAGCGCTTCGACGACGGCCGGAAACGGAACGCCCTCCCTTGTCGCCGCGATCGAAAAGGCGAGTTTGAAAGGGATCATTCCCTGGTGAAAAGAGATGAGCGCGACATAAAGAGCGGGCAGCAGCAGCGTAACGAGAACCGCGGCATACCGGAGCGTGCGGATCAGGGAACCGATGATCCACCTTTCGTAATAATCTTCGGGGGATTGGATCAGGGAAACGAGCGTCGTCGGCAGCAGGAGGACGAACGGCGTGCCTTCGAGCAGCAGGGCGACTTTGCCCTGCAGCAGCGCGGACGCGACTTTGTCCGGTCTTTCCGTATGTAAAATTTGCGGAAACGGAGACAGAAAGCTGTCTTCGATCCATTGCTCGATCGTGCCCGATTCCGGAGCGGCGTCCACGTCGAGCGATTCCAGCCTGCGTTTGACTTCCTTGACGATTTCGGGGTGCGCGATGCCGTCGATATACGCGACCGCGAGCGTTTGCCGGGAACGCCGGCCGACGAGAACGGTGTCGAACGTCAGGTTGGGATCGCGAATTTGCTTGCGCACGAGCGTCATATTGGCGGATATGTTTTCGGTGAAGCCTTCCCTCGGGCCCCGGACCAGCGCTTCGGTTTGCGGTTCTTCGATCGCGCGTCCGGGCGGGTTGCGGCTTTTGATCAGGAGCGCCCGGTCTTCTCCGTCCAGCAGCAAGGCCGCGTCCCCCGCAAGGACGGCCGCAACGATTTCGTCCCATTCGTTCGTCCGTTTCAGGACGGGCAGGGAGATGAAGCGGGTCTCGATTTCGTCGAGCCATCCGCCGCTCCGATCCTGCAAAGCCGATTCCCTTCCGCCGAGCTGCAGCGGCTGGACCAAATGCTTCTGAATCGCGTAAATATCGTTCAATCCGTCAAGCGTGATAATCGACGCGACCCGATGGCCGAATTGGACGTTTTGGATCGTTAAATCGCCCGATTCGCTGAGTTTTTGCCGGATAAATCGGAGATTTTGGCCTAGCGTCGTCGACAATAAGGGAGATTGTCCGCTGGTGTTCACGGCATCGGTGTCTCCTTCTCTGGCGGATTCGTCCCTTGTATGTATCTCCAAATGATCGAATAATAAACCTTTTAGCAAAATAAAAGAGGGTTGCGCGTTTATGCCTTAGCCGATCCGGATGTCGCCGCTTTCGGCCGCCGAACCGCCGCGATGCGGAAGACGGATGCGAAACGACGTCCCTTCCGCCGCAGTCGATTGCGCCTCGATCGTTCCGCGGTAATGCTTGACCCGTTCGAGCACGATCGACAGCCCGAGTCCGGAGTGGCCTCCGTTTTTCGTTGTATATCCGGGCGCAAACATCCGCTGCAGCTCGGATTCCGCGAGAATCCGTCCGGAGTTGCGCACCGCCAGCTCGATATGGTCGTCATGGCAGCGGATTTCAACATGGACGAGGCGTTCCGCCGGCGGCAGCGATTCGACTTCTTCGAACGCGTTATTGACGAGATTGCCGACGATTTTGACGACGTCGATCGTCCGGATCGCCGACCGGTCGTTCCACGTATCCGACAGTTCGAACGTAAAGCGGATATCGAGGCTGACGGCGACGGCGATTTTGGCTTTCAAAAAAGCGGCCAGCGGCGGAGAAGGATGGTGCACGATTTCGCTGACGTCGCGGATGTCGTGAACCAGATCGCCCATATAGTCTTTCAGGGCGGCGGTTTTGCCCAACTGAAGCATCGTATGCATGACCTGGACATGATTTAAAAAATCGTGCCGCTGGCCGCGAATCGACGTGAACATTCGGCCGATGTCCTCCACAAACACTTCCTGCGCCGCGCGGGCTTCTTCCCTGGCGCCGGAGAGCAGCCTCGCCACATAGACGAGGGAGACCAGGCTCATCAAGATCGCGGCGCAGACGAGAACCGAAACGATCAAGTCGCTTCCTTGCTGGTTGACGTGAAAAAAACGGGTGGTGCCGAGCAGGACGAATTGGAGCGCCGCGAGAACGACAAGCTTGCCGAGTCCGGTCCGCCAGCCGTCCACGATCTTCGCGAACATGCGTCTCGCCGT
Coding sequences within it:
- a CDS encoding sensor histidine kinase; the encoded protein is MTTFWDIVKLDLLYSWPQTFMVWLFSFTLLENRPERLLRKLILLTIATSVYTDSLLFFLPFQLHLLNSMLINAVMLGVLFREVPLKQKLGVYACVHLMAILTDLLFAQIAMAISGLADREQILKGPPWLLAAGLYPVLIALWLLAAYLRKRGLKTARRMFAKIVDGWRTGLGKLVVLAALQFVLLGTTRFFHVNQQGSDLIVSVLVCAAILMSLVSLVYVARLLSGAREEARAAQEVFVEDIGRMFTSIRGQRHDFLNHVQVMHTMLQLGKTAALKDYMGDLVHDIRDVSEIVHHPSPPLAAFLKAKIAVAVSLDIRFTFELSDTWNDRSAIRTIDVVKIVGNLVNNAFEEVESLPPAERLVHVEIRCHDDHIELAVRNSGRILAESELQRMFAPGYTTKNGGHSGLGLSIVLERVKHYRGTIEAQSTAAEGTSFRIRLPHRGGSAAESGDIRIG
- a CDS encoding Ger(x)C family spore germination protein produces the protein MRKWLRTCGMAVLVVLAAGCWDRTEIEERGFVVGSALDAGDDGKVMLTFQFANPSALHSTDSASKPGGKTYSNLSVTANTVFKAARQMSNVFSRSPYLEHNRIILISESLARRGDLGDVLDVFFRDSETRRAAKVMIAEGEARQLLEATTPVEALPVRYIEKTSENPDKSESISPPTNIGNVHAFLLQDTSFAVPKIALAAENAVATSGAAVFNGHDHRLRGFLNEAETTGRNFILGSLNAGALEIKLNDAFVVFEMKHVARTLEADVSDPRRPVFHVSVMADGNIGESHLNASLLNKAVLAEAEKKIEEKIESLTRIVAEKAQKEYRSDIFEFGKHLYREHYGVWQQIKDDWDSGENLFSGCTIRVEAKVRLHVVGSIQKAE
- a CDS encoding GerAB/ArcD/ProY family transporter translates to MTKSFEYADREIGSKEVSYAVSNVVIGLGILTLPASIVVATNSSDGWVSILLGGLIAIGFAWMLTRLAVRFPKQSYRDIAASLTNRPTANVLTLSFAFYTFLYVSYEVRGVSSISKLYLFDRTPVEAICFVFLLVLVYGVSGPSISLLRLNLLFFPIILLILTAVLALSAGDFDYERLKPFFVTPFPKLLIAAKETAFSFLGFEILLFYNLFVNRPKKLGKAVFIGMLMPTLVYLLVFLFVVGVFSTEVVANTLFPLAELAKQVEVPGGFFERFESVFFAVWVMSLYCTAVMAFDVTLIALQSVFPKASRMSLIFLLTPFVFLVAMQPTNLQEIRLFSEWISYLGIIVAWVFPAFLLIAAKARRVKPDA
- a CDS encoding spore germination protein, producing MNTSGQSPLLSTTLGQNLRFIRQKLSESGDLTIQNVQFGHRVASIITLDGLNDIYAIQKHLVQPLQLGGRESALQDRSGGWLDEIETRFISLPVLKRTNEWDEIVAAVLAGDAALLLDGEDRALLIKSRNPPGRAIEEPQTEALVRGPREGFTENISANMTLVRKQIRDPNLTFDTVLVGRRSRQTLAVAYIDGIAHPEIVKEVKRRLESLDVDAAPESGTIEQWIEDSFLSPFPQILHTERPDKVASALLQGKVALLLEGTPFVLLLPTTLVSLIQSPEDYYERWIIGSLIRTLRYAAVLVTLLLPALYVALISFHQGMIPFKLAFSIAATREGVPFPAVVEALLMEGTFELLREAGIRLPKPIGQTIGIVGGLVIGEAAVQAGIVSPVMVIIVSITAISSFAIPAYSVGIAFRILRFAVILAASIFGLYGIVLAMITICIHLLRLYSFGVPYSAPYAPTLKSDWRDLIVRLRSRF